GTTAATTCACGCGAAGAGCTGTCAACTGGTAGAAAAAAGGAAAAAATACTGGTATAATAGATACAATACGGGGTACCGTAAGAGAGAGGTGTAGGAAATGGAATACACAACAGAAATGAAAAATCGTTTGAAGCGATTAGAAGGCCAGGTACGCGGAGTCATTCGCATGATGGAAGAAGAAAATCACTGCAAGGATGTTGTTACCCAATTATCAGCTGTCCGTTCCGCAGTAGACCGCGCGATTGGTTTTATCGTCGCTAAGAACCT
This window of the Mesobacillus jeotgali genome carries:
- a CDS encoding metal-sensitive transcriptional regulator, translated to MEYTTEMKNRLKRLEGQVRGVIRMMEEENHCKDVVTQLSAVRSAVDRAIGFIVAKNLESCITEAAQEGKDADEAIKEAVNMIVKSR